A region of Silurus meridionalis isolate SWU-2019-XX chromosome 17, ASM1480568v1, whole genome shotgun sequence DNA encodes the following proteins:
- the mbd4 gene encoding methyl-CpG-binding domain protein 4 isoform X1: MLGSDWSEEVKMIPENCTDQDMAASTKQEDTSLPPGWTKETRQRKQGKTAGRMDTYIISPQGKRFRSKAELQKYLLSEECVHLDLDAFDFTPKTKARTEKSDSEKPQQKKERKPGRRKTTRTAENHPGTQNTEAQMQETKSNIEELTDNQCEREEASTSENILTAVPVISVTAAPESEGELREEEETEESEEVSDKKGNRAGCEKSSPVRNKRNGTNLLSEKRRTSPYFKKKNDGLSPPKRKAFRKWTPPRSPFNLVQETLFHDPWKLLVATIFLNKTSGKLAIPMLWQFFERYPSAEVTRASDWKPLADLMQPLGLNSLRAKTLVRFSDEFLTKSWRYPDELYGIGKYGNDSYRIFCLGEWREVTPQDHKLNKYHSWLLENHKQLGI; the protein is encoded by the exons AGGTGAAAATGATTCCTGAAAACTGTACTGATCAAGACATGGCTGCAAGTACAAAGCAGGAGGACACGTCGCTCCCTCCTGGTTGGACAAAAGAGACAAGACAGCGGAAACAGGGCAAGACAGCAGGCAGAATGGACACTTATATTATCAG TCCTCAGGGTAAACGCTTCAGATCCAAAGCAGAACTCCAGAAGTACCTGCTCTCTGAGGAATGTGTTCACCTGGACCTAGACGCTTTTGACTTCACACCCAAAACCAAAGCACGGACCGAAAAATCCGACTCCGAAAagccacaacaaaaaaaagaacgaaaaccaggaaggaggaaaacaaCTCGAACTGCAGAAAATCATCCTGGAACACAGAATACGGAAGCCCAGATGCAGGAAACAAAGAGTAACATAGAAGAACTAACAGACAACCAGTGTGAAAGAGAAGAAGCGTCCACCagtgaaaacattttaacagcTGTTCCAGTCATTAGCGTGACGGCAGCACCGGAGAGCGAAGGAGAGctgagagaggaggaggagacagAAGAAAGTGAAGAAGTGAGTGATAAGAAAGGGAACAGAGCCGGGTGTGAGAAGAGCTCACCTGTCAGGAACAAACGAAATG gGACAAACCTACTTTCAGAGAAGCGGAGAACCAGTCCATActttaagaagaagaatgacG GTCTCAGTCCTCCAAAGCGTAAAGCGTTCAGGAAGTGGACTCCTCCACGTTCACCGTTCAACCTGGTACAAGAAACCTTGTTTCATGACCCGTGGAAGCTTCTAGTGGCCACCATCTTCCTCAACAAAACAAGCG gaaaaCTGGCAATACCCATGTTGTGGCAGTTTTTCGAGCGCTACCCATCTGCTGAGGTAACTCGTGCCAGTGACTGGAAGCCACTCGCTGATCTTATGCAGCCTCTCGGTCTGAACTCCCTACGAGCCAAAACCCTCGTCCGCTTCTCCG ACGAGTTCCTCACCAAGTCATGGCGGTATCCCGATGAGCTCTATGGCATCGGCAAATACGGCAACGATTCGTATCGTATATTCTGTTTGGGAGAATGGAGAgag GTCACCCCACAAGACCACAAGCTGAACAAGTATCACAGTTGGCTTCTGGAGAACCACAAGCAATTAGGAATCTGA
- the LOC124399446 gene encoding protein disulfide isomerase Creld1 has product MSCTSLLFLLLVFSVDLSMLSVQAGPCQSCRKLTENFIKGLERTANKNFGGGNTAWEEEKLAKYARSETRLLEIVETACEKNDFECNKLLEQIEDQVETWWFHRQQEAPDLFEWLCIEELRLCCPAGRFGPECAECPSGPGGVCGGLGRCEGEGTRLGDGECVCDPGYSGPLCQDCADGYYREKSSNHSQPPCSACYYSCKKCSGPQDYKCLDCKPGWILHDNKCVDVDECGTELARCSSNTYCFNTDGSYECRGCDQACVGCMGSGPARCKKCARGYRLMGAKCLDVDECKEKAIACPGLNEACINEEGSFRCECAEGFIRRDSICVENLPPTDPDKGLFDDMTDDEVLVLQQMFFGVVICALATLAAKGDMVFTAIFIGGIAAMAGYWLSEKGDRMLDGILKGR; this is encoded by the exons ATGTCCTGCACATCGCTGCTGTTCCTCCTCCTGGTGTTCTCTGTTGACCTGTCCATGCTGAGCGTGCAGGCGGGGCCCTGCCAGAGCTGCCGCAAACTCACAGAGAACTTcatcaag GGTCTGGAGCGAACAGCCAATAAAAACTTTGGTGGTGGGAACACAGCTTGGGAAGAGGAGAAGCTTGCAAAATACGCTCGCAG TGAAACCCGCTTGCTGGAGATCGTAGAGACAGCATGTGAGAAAAATGACTTTGAATGTAACAAACTGTTGGAACAGATCGAGGACCAGGTCGAGACATGGTGGTTCCACAG ACAACAGGAAGCACCTGACTTGTTTGAGTGGTTGTGTATCGAAGAGCTCCGGCTTTGCTGCCCTGCGGGTCGCTTCGGACCAGAATGTGCAG AATGCCCCTCAGGTCCCGGCGGTGTGTGTGGAGGTCTTGGGCGCTGTGAGGGAGAGGGAACACGTTTGggagatggagagtgtgtgtgtgaccctgGTTATTCAGGGCCTTTGTGTCAGGACTGTGCAGACGGATATTATAGAGAAAAGAGCTCCAATCACTCGCAGCCGCCCTGCTCAG CCTGCTATTACTCCTGTAAAAAGTGTTCTGGTCCACAAGATTACAAGTGTCTGGACTGCAAGCCTGGCTGGATCCTTCATGACAACAAGTGTGTGg ATGTGGACGAGTGCGGCACAGAGTTGGCTCGCTGCTCTTCCAACACTTACTGTTTCAACACCGACGGCTCGTATGAATGCAGAG GATGTGATCAGGCGTGTGTAGGATGCATGGGCAGCGGTCCGGCTCGCTGTAAGAAATGCGCCCGAGGCTACAGACTGATGGGAGCGAAGTGTCTCG atgtggATGAGTGTAAGGAGAAAGCAATAGCCTGTCCTGGACTGAACGAAGCTTGTATCAATGAAGAGGGTTCATTCCGATGCGAATGTGCAGAGGGGTTCATACGCAGAGACAGCATCTGTGTGGAGAACCTGCCACCCA CCGACCCAGATAAAGGTTTATTCGACGACATGACGGACGACGAGGTGCTCGTccttcagcagatgtttttcggCGTGGTGATCTGCGCCTTAGCCACTCTAGCTGCTAAAGGAGACATGGTCTTCACTGCCATCTTTATAGGGGGTATAGCTGCCATGGCTGGCTACTGGCTCTCGGAGAAAGGCGACCGAATGCTGGACGGTATTCTCAAAGGACGTTAA
- the wu:fl23c11 gene encoding interleukin-17 receptor C isoform X1, giving the protein MMSIILGLTLVCWTMLIHTQSLELFNFTKEDALTCSQGLTDCKVKPGDNICLFHDDRVNVSGLDAQALLCISYQGLRPCLRILINLTTAGIYEESALSREDYDKRSENKLNEHGSGLEASDSTSVSVQVCYQGPDFLYSKELTFTLPSSDDHATQMWVSLVVELREVDFGSMVTVSSSNIDKPRFTTGINIPEIDIVCSQGLPIAKCKAPILNLQINPKTGMAELSLAELAKNEVQELQACQMMENDGPCLSLEWKENPLMIPTSSVAPCLCFQIWWGDKPRKMFCPFFNKTVLSVSNISVSVVESSTHDGATAIDSTALVWDITAPCRLEAEIHLCKKTLGSKKDCHVIGDLRNNGSHEHRNWSLINTQWHLQGEFTQVERHPLLCVQIKARGIEGHFALICPFELTRAHWSVFLLVSMLVICLAVLGVYILQGLLKAGWIFKWLKMDTLSSRVGDGQVVLLYPPDADRGVAELVCHLGSALSSLGFGVSLELWSREELNALGPVPWLHSRLHRMQCHGGKVVLVLTPAAWARAEEWCRSRGEKTERRENYSDVFSASLSCILADYLQGRAGERFALVQFETKPAEPPNERGSMPELFRGLPLFSLPSQSLGFLTEITHGAHEGQKQNERAESRKTRASVLRAGARILAGTLRELTGGAGYRLAGVPQNCMGLEMDDPWVTIPLTLEHLTPPASPEFLSETSTVN; this is encoded by the exons ATGATGTCGATCATACTGGGTCTGACGTTGGTCTGCTGGACCAtgctcattcacacacagagCCTGGAGCTCTTCAACTTCACTAAGGAAGATGCGCTCACCTGCAGCCAG ggtCTTACAGATTGTAAAGTAAAGCCAG GTGATAATATATGTCTCTTTCATGATGACCGGGTTAATGTCAGTGGTCTTGATGCTCAGGCGCTGTTGTGTATCAGTTATCAAGGATTGCGTCCATGCTTAAGAATCTTGATTAACCTTACAACTGCAG GAATCTACGAGGAATCCGCTCTGTCCAGAGAAGATTATGACAAAAGAAGTGAGAACAAGTTAAATGAGCATGGAAGTGGCCTGGAAGCATCTGATTCCACATCAGTGTCTGTCCAAGTGTGTTACCAAGGCCCAGACTTTCTATATTCTAAAGAGCTCACTTTCACACTGCCCTCATCAGATGACCATGCTACACAG ATGTGGGTGTCATTGGTAGTAGAGCTAAGGGAAGTTGATTTTGGCAGTATGGTCACTGTCTCCTCTTCAAACATTGATAAACCCAGATTCACTACAGGCATCAACATCCCTGAAATTGACATAG tttgttCTCAAGGGCTGCCTATTGCCAAATGTAAAG CTCCCATTTTGAATCTACAAATCAACCCCAAAACAGGAATGGCAGAATTAAGTTTGGCTGAGCTAGCCAAGAATGAAGTTCAGGAGCTGCAGGCCTGCCAGATGATGGAGAATGATGGGCCGTGTTTGAGTCTAGAGTGg AAAGAGAATCCACTGATGATTCCAACGAGCTCTGTTGCCCCCTGTCTCTGCtttcag ATTTGGTGGGGGGATAAACCTCGAAAGATGTTTTgcccattttttaataaaacag TTCTTTCGGTCTCTAATATATCTGTGTCTGTGGTGGAGTCTTCGACTCACGATGGAGCAACTGCTATAGACAGCACTGCGCTTGTTTGGGACATCACTGCCCCCTGCAGACTGGAGGCTGAAATTCATCTCTGCAAGAAAACCCTAGGCTCCAAAAAAGACTGCCATGTAATAGGTGATTTGAGGAACAATGGGAGTCATGAACATAGAAATTGGAGCTTGATTAACACGCAGTGG CATCTACAAGGCGAGTTTACTCAAGTGGAACGTCATCCTTTACTCTGTGTGCAG atCAAAGCTAGGGGAATCGAAGGCCATTTTGCCCTTATCTGCCCTTTCGAAC TTACCAGAGCTCATTGGAGTGTGTTTCTGTTGGTATCTATGCTAGTCATATGTCTGGCAGTTTTGGGAGTGTATATTCTTCAGGGATTACTCAAAG cAGGTTGGATATTTAAATGGCTGAAAATGGATACCCTCAGCA GTAGAGTAGGAGATGGTCAGGTGGTGTTGCTGTACCCTCCGGATGCAGACAGAGGTGTTGCAGAGCTGGTGTGTCACCTGGGCTCGGCACTTTCTTCGCTGGGATTTGGTGTCTCTCTGGAGTTGTGGAGTCGCGAGGAGCTAAACGCACTCGGCCCGGTACCATGGTTGCACTCACGTCTTCATCGCATGCAGTGCCACGGTGGCAAAGTGGTGCTCGTGCTCACCCCGGCCGCCTGGGCCCGAGCAGAGGAGTGGTGTCGAAGCAGAGGAGAGAAGACAGAGCGGCGAGAGAACTACTCTGATGTTTTCAGCGCCTCTCTCAGCTGCATTCTTGCCGATTACCTGCAGGGCCGCGCCGGCGAACGCTTTGCCCTGGTGCAATTTGAAACGAAGCCGGCCGAACCCCCGAACGAAAGGGGATCCATGCCTGAGCTTTTTCGTGGACTTCCGCTTTTTAGCCTGCCCTCACAGAGCTTGGGATTTCTAACTGAGATCACTCATGGAGCTCACGaaggacaaaaacaaaatgagagGGCTGAGAGCAGAAAAACAAGAGCTAGTGTTTTGAGAGCAGGAGCACGAATTCTAGCCGGAACACTGCGAGAGCTAACAGGGGGCGCAGGATACAGGTTAGCAGGGGTTCCTCAGAATTGCATGGGGTTGGAGATGGACGATCCTTGGGTCACTATACCTCTAACACTAGAGCACTTGACTCCACCTGCTAGTCCTGAGTTTCTCAGTGAGACCAGCACTGTCAACTGA
- the wu:fl23c11 gene encoding interleukin-17 receptor C isoform X2: protein MMSIILGLTLVCWTMLIHTQSLELFNFTKEDALTCSQGLTDCKVKPGDNICLFHDDRVNVSGLDAQALLCISYQGLRPCLRILINLTTAGIYEESALSREDYDKRSENKLNEHGSGLEASDSTSVSVQVCYQGPDFLYSKELTFTLPSSDDHATQMWVSLVVELREVDFGSMVTVSSSNIDKPRFTTGINIPEIDIVCSQGLPIAKCKAPILNLQINPKTGMAELSLAELAKNEVQELQACQMMENDGPCLSLEWKENPLMIPTSSVAPCLCFQIWWGDKPRKMFCPFFNKTVLSVSNISVSVVESSTHDGATAIDSTALVWDITAPCRLEAEIHLCKKTLGSKKDCHVIGDLRNNGSHEHRNWSLINTQWHLQGEFTQVERHPLLCVQIKARGIEGHFALICPFELTRAHWSVFLLVSMLVICLAVLGVYILQGLLKGWIFKWLKMDTLSSRVGDGQVVLLYPPDADRGVAELVCHLGSALSSLGFGVSLELWSREELNALGPVPWLHSRLHRMQCHGGKVVLVLTPAAWARAEEWCRSRGEKTERRENYSDVFSASLSCILADYLQGRAGERFALVQFETKPAEPPNERGSMPELFRGLPLFSLPSQSLGFLTEITHGAHEGQKQNERAESRKTRASVLRAGARILAGTLRELTGGAGYRLAGVPQNCMGLEMDDPWVTIPLTLEHLTPPASPEFLSETSTVN, encoded by the exons ATGATGTCGATCATACTGGGTCTGACGTTGGTCTGCTGGACCAtgctcattcacacacagagCCTGGAGCTCTTCAACTTCACTAAGGAAGATGCGCTCACCTGCAGCCAG ggtCTTACAGATTGTAAAGTAAAGCCAG GTGATAATATATGTCTCTTTCATGATGACCGGGTTAATGTCAGTGGTCTTGATGCTCAGGCGCTGTTGTGTATCAGTTATCAAGGATTGCGTCCATGCTTAAGAATCTTGATTAACCTTACAACTGCAG GAATCTACGAGGAATCCGCTCTGTCCAGAGAAGATTATGACAAAAGAAGTGAGAACAAGTTAAATGAGCATGGAAGTGGCCTGGAAGCATCTGATTCCACATCAGTGTCTGTCCAAGTGTGTTACCAAGGCCCAGACTTTCTATATTCTAAAGAGCTCACTTTCACACTGCCCTCATCAGATGACCATGCTACACAG ATGTGGGTGTCATTGGTAGTAGAGCTAAGGGAAGTTGATTTTGGCAGTATGGTCACTGTCTCCTCTTCAAACATTGATAAACCCAGATTCACTACAGGCATCAACATCCCTGAAATTGACATAG tttgttCTCAAGGGCTGCCTATTGCCAAATGTAAAG CTCCCATTTTGAATCTACAAATCAACCCCAAAACAGGAATGGCAGAATTAAGTTTGGCTGAGCTAGCCAAGAATGAAGTTCAGGAGCTGCAGGCCTGCCAGATGATGGAGAATGATGGGCCGTGTTTGAGTCTAGAGTGg AAAGAGAATCCACTGATGATTCCAACGAGCTCTGTTGCCCCCTGTCTCTGCtttcag ATTTGGTGGGGGGATAAACCTCGAAAGATGTTTTgcccattttttaataaaacag TTCTTTCGGTCTCTAATATATCTGTGTCTGTGGTGGAGTCTTCGACTCACGATGGAGCAACTGCTATAGACAGCACTGCGCTTGTTTGGGACATCACTGCCCCCTGCAGACTGGAGGCTGAAATTCATCTCTGCAAGAAAACCCTAGGCTCCAAAAAAGACTGCCATGTAATAGGTGATTTGAGGAACAATGGGAGTCATGAACATAGAAATTGGAGCTTGATTAACACGCAGTGG CATCTACAAGGCGAGTTTACTCAAGTGGAACGTCATCCTTTACTCTGTGTGCAG atCAAAGCTAGGGGAATCGAAGGCCATTTTGCCCTTATCTGCCCTTTCGAAC TTACCAGAGCTCATTGGAGTGTGTTTCTGTTGGTATCTATGCTAGTCATATGTCTGGCAGTTTTGGGAGTGTATATTCTTCAGGGATTACTCAAAG GTTGGATATTTAAATGGCTGAAAATGGATACCCTCAGCA GTAGAGTAGGAGATGGTCAGGTGGTGTTGCTGTACCCTCCGGATGCAGACAGAGGTGTTGCAGAGCTGGTGTGTCACCTGGGCTCGGCACTTTCTTCGCTGGGATTTGGTGTCTCTCTGGAGTTGTGGAGTCGCGAGGAGCTAAACGCACTCGGCCCGGTACCATGGTTGCACTCACGTCTTCATCGCATGCAGTGCCACGGTGGCAAAGTGGTGCTCGTGCTCACCCCGGCCGCCTGGGCCCGAGCAGAGGAGTGGTGTCGAAGCAGAGGAGAGAAGACAGAGCGGCGAGAGAACTACTCTGATGTTTTCAGCGCCTCTCTCAGCTGCATTCTTGCCGATTACCTGCAGGGCCGCGCCGGCGAACGCTTTGCCCTGGTGCAATTTGAAACGAAGCCGGCCGAACCCCCGAACGAAAGGGGATCCATGCCTGAGCTTTTTCGTGGACTTCCGCTTTTTAGCCTGCCCTCACAGAGCTTGGGATTTCTAACTGAGATCACTCATGGAGCTCACGaaggacaaaaacaaaatgagagGGCTGAGAGCAGAAAAACAAGAGCTAGTGTTTTGAGAGCAGGAGCACGAATTCTAGCCGGAACACTGCGAGAGCTAACAGGGGGCGCAGGATACAGGTTAGCAGGGGTTCCTCAGAATTGCATGGGGTTGGAGATGGACGATCCTTGGGTCACTATACCTCTAACACTAGAGCACTTGACTCCACCTGCTAGTCCTGAGTTTCTCAGTGAGACCAGCACTGTCAACTGA
- the mbd4 gene encoding methyl-CpG-binding domain protein 4 isoform X2 — MIPENCTDQDMAASTKQEDTSLPPGWTKETRQRKQGKTAGRMDTYIISPQGKRFRSKAELQKYLLSEECVHLDLDAFDFTPKTKARTEKSDSEKPQQKKERKPGRRKTTRTAENHPGTQNTEAQMQETKSNIEELTDNQCEREEASTSENILTAVPVISVTAAPESEGELREEEETEESEEVSDKKGNRAGCEKSSPVRNKRNGTNLLSEKRRTSPYFKKKNDGLSPPKRKAFRKWTPPRSPFNLVQETLFHDPWKLLVATIFLNKTSGKLAIPMLWQFFERYPSAEVTRASDWKPLADLMQPLGLNSLRAKTLVRFSDEFLTKSWRYPDELYGIGKYGNDSYRIFCLGEWREVTPQDHKLNKYHSWLLENHKQLGI; from the exons ATGATTCCTGAAAACTGTACTGATCAAGACATGGCTGCAAGTACAAAGCAGGAGGACACGTCGCTCCCTCCTGGTTGGACAAAAGAGACAAGACAGCGGAAACAGGGCAAGACAGCAGGCAGAATGGACACTTATATTATCAG TCCTCAGGGTAAACGCTTCAGATCCAAAGCAGAACTCCAGAAGTACCTGCTCTCTGAGGAATGTGTTCACCTGGACCTAGACGCTTTTGACTTCACACCCAAAACCAAAGCACGGACCGAAAAATCCGACTCCGAAAagccacaacaaaaaaaagaacgaaaaccaggaaggaggaaaacaaCTCGAACTGCAGAAAATCATCCTGGAACACAGAATACGGAAGCCCAGATGCAGGAAACAAAGAGTAACATAGAAGAACTAACAGACAACCAGTGTGAAAGAGAAGAAGCGTCCACCagtgaaaacattttaacagcTGTTCCAGTCATTAGCGTGACGGCAGCACCGGAGAGCGAAGGAGAGctgagagaggaggaggagacagAAGAAAGTGAAGAAGTGAGTGATAAGAAAGGGAACAGAGCCGGGTGTGAGAAGAGCTCACCTGTCAGGAACAAACGAAATG gGACAAACCTACTTTCAGAGAAGCGGAGAACCAGTCCATActttaagaagaagaatgacG GTCTCAGTCCTCCAAAGCGTAAAGCGTTCAGGAAGTGGACTCCTCCACGTTCACCGTTCAACCTGGTACAAGAAACCTTGTTTCATGACCCGTGGAAGCTTCTAGTGGCCACCATCTTCCTCAACAAAACAAGCG gaaaaCTGGCAATACCCATGTTGTGGCAGTTTTTCGAGCGCTACCCATCTGCTGAGGTAACTCGTGCCAGTGACTGGAAGCCACTCGCTGATCTTATGCAGCCTCTCGGTCTGAACTCCCTACGAGCCAAAACCCTCGTCCGCTTCTCCG ACGAGTTCCTCACCAAGTCATGGCGGTATCCCGATGAGCTCTATGGCATCGGCAAATACGGCAACGATTCGTATCGTATATTCTGTTTGGGAGAATGGAGAgag GTCACCCCACAAGACCACAAGCTGAACAAGTATCACAGTTGGCTTCTGGAGAACCACAAGCAATTAGGAATCTGA